Proteins encoded within one genomic window of Persephonella sp.:
- a CDS encoding diguanylate cyclase: MAENKLHCKFYEKLKKSNKLDHEDIKLLMNIVRKELSFLIKHNIPPVPKNYEKWFYIFCALAESHKELDDLEIIGIYKDTYDDDYKKIDTSSEEGISENIANKLRDVAEKFDETLKEVINNIDDYQDKLDSHADKLEQTKERVTLENINEAVMEILDELKQLRAENSKLKNELKAYHSEVISLKEELSVAKKEASIDFLTGLVNRRRFERALEDAIRDRKKRGYPSALIFVDIDNFKQINDKYGHINGDLVLKELATIFRFYLRANTVIGRLGGEEFAILLPGTELDDAVKVAERLRKIIENREIKINHGETKKIKITASFGVTDVRPDDTVEILLNRADEAMYEAKKSGKNQVKVK; this comes from the coding sequence ATGGCTGAAAATAAACTTCATTGTAAATTCTATGAAAAACTCAAAAAGAGTAATAAGCTTGACCATGAAGATATAAAACTATTGATGAATATTGTTAGAAAGGAGCTTAGTTTTCTCATAAAGCATAATATACCACCTGTTCCTAAAAATTATGAGAAATGGTTTTATATTTTCTGTGCCCTTGCAGAGAGCCACAAAGAACTTGACGACCTTGAAATTATAGGCATTTATAAAGATACTTACGATGATGATTACAAAAAGATAGATACATCTTCAGAGGAAGGAATTTCTGAAAATATTGCAAATAAACTTAGAGATGTTGCAGAAAAATTTGATGAAACTCTAAAAGAAGTAATAAACAATATTGATGACTATCAGGATAAACTTGACTCCCACGCAGATAAATTGGAGCAAACCAAAGAAAGAGTTACCCTTGAAAATATCAATGAAGCTGTAATGGAAATATTAGATGAATTAAAACAACTCCGTGCTGAAAATTCAAAATTAAAAAATGAACTGAAAGCCTATCACTCAGAAGTCATTTCCCTTAAAGAAGAACTTTCTGTAGCAAAAAAAGAAGCAAGTATAGATTTCTTAACAGGTCTCGTAAATAGAAGAAGATTTGAAAGGGCGTTAGAGGACGCAATAAGAGACAGAAAAAAAAGAGGATATCCTTCTGCACTAATATTTGTGGATATAGATAATTTTAAACAAATAAACGATAAATACGGACATATTAATGGAGATTTAGTTTTAAAAGAGCTGGCAACAATTTTTAGATTTTATTTGAGAGCAAATACTGTTATAGGAAGACTGGGGGGAGAGGAATTTGCAATTCTCCTTCCCGGAACAGAGCTTGATGATGCTGTAAAGGTTGCAGAACGGCTTAGAAAAATAATAGAAAATAGAGAAATAAAAATAAATCACGGAGAAACCAAAAAAATTAAAATTACAGCAAGTTTTGGTGTTACAGATGTGAGACCTGATGATACAGTTGAGATATTGCTTAATAGGGCAGATGAAGCCATGTATGAAGCAAAAAAATCAGGTAAAAACCAAGTTAAAGTAAAATGA
- a CDS encoding NAD(P)H-binding protein: MKILLTGSTGFVGSYILDSLEGRYELILPVRNREKVKKGIPNATIIQFEEPLSQIVIEYQPDIVINTLGILIENKKVTFEKVHVEYVRQLVEGSVKSSVKKFIHISALGADKNSKSRYAQTKAEAEEIIINSGLNYLILRPSIILGKGQKLFDDLRKLSLIAPFLFAPKGKVQPVHINDVVDVVLKGVENRLDNGIIELCGNRIVSYKELFQFALGYIGRKRPVFEMPLSVLQIMVPFMQILPEPPVTQDQIYLLKKDNVCTGKLKTQKDILGSVRNPFKF; encoded by the coding sequence ATGAAAATTCTTCTTACAGGAAGCACAGGCTTTGTTGGAAGTTATATCCTTGATTCCCTTGAAGGAAGATATGAGTTAATTCTTCCTGTTAGAAACAGGGAAAAGGTAAAAAAAGGAATTCCTAATGCAACTATTATTCAATTTGAGGAACCTCTATCCCAGATTGTAATTGAATATCAGCCTGATATAGTAATTAACACCCTTGGTATATTAATAGAAAATAAAAAGGTTACTTTTGAAAAAGTTCATGTTGAATATGTCAGACAGCTTGTTGAGGGTTCAGTAAAAAGTTCGGTAAAAAAATTTATTCATATATCGGCTCTCGGTGCAGATAAAAATTCAAAAAGCAGATATGCCCAAACAAAAGCGGAAGCTGAAGAGATAATAATAAATTCAGGATTAAACTATCTTATCTTAAGACCTTCAATAATTCTTGGTAAAGGTCAAAAACTATTTGATGATTTAAGGAAGTTATCACTAATTGCCCCATTTTTATTTGCACCTAAAGGAAAGGTTCAACCTGTACATATAAATGATGTGGTTGATGTTGTATTAAAAGGGGTGGAAAACAGACTGGATAACGGAATTATTGAGCTTTGCGGAAATAGAATTGTGTCTTACAAAGAACTTTTTCAGTTTGCTTTGGGATATATAGGAAGAAAAAGACCTGTTTTTGAGATGCCTCTTTCTGTATTGCAAATAATGGTTCCTTTTATGCAAATACTACCGGAGCCGCCTGTTACACAAGACCAGATTTATTTACTGAAAAAAGATAATGTATGCACAGGCAAACTAAAAACCCAGAAGGATATTTTAGGCTCTGTCCGAAATCCTTTTAAGTTTTAA